The genomic stretch CGGCCGGCCCGTTACCCCATCTACTTGCTGGTTACGAAGTCCCGCCATCCGCCCGCTCATATTGCCGCTTTGCCAACCGCGCGGCGGCGACGGTCTGGGCGATCGAGACCGTGACGGTTGCCCAAACAATATCCAGTTCGATGGCGTAATAGCCGTGGCTCAGCTTGTTGCGCGAGCGGTAGGCAAGGCTGAGCTGAAGCGCGGGAAATTCGCGATCCAGCGCGGGGTC from Rhodopseudomonas sp. BAL398 encodes the following:
- a CDS encoding HepT-like ribonuclease domain-containing protein → MSFDDFVRDAKTQDAASKCAESIGLAANELSKLDPALDREFPALQLSLAYRSRNKLSHGYYAIELDIVWATVTVSIAQTVAAARLAKRQYERADGGTS